From Microbulbifer pacificus, a single genomic window includes:
- a CDS encoding acyl-CoA thioesterase, whose amino-acid sequence MFSYQVEPRFSETDALGHINNTVVPVWFEQGRTPIFQLFNPDLSLGKWNLILKKMDVDFVAQIYLFSPVEVKTSLSAVGNTSMTIHQEVWQKGQLVAQGDCVMVHFDYEKQSKAPIPDTVREKLLQHLI is encoded by the coding sequence ATGTTCAGTTATCAGGTAGAGCCCCGTTTCAGCGAAACTGACGCCCTCGGGCACATCAACAACACGGTGGTGCCGGTATGGTTCGAGCAGGGGCGCACGCCGATCTTCCAGCTGTTCAATCCGGATCTTTCCCTGGGTAAATGGAACCTGATCCTGAAAAAAATGGACGTGGATTTCGTTGCCCAGATCTATCTGTTCTCACCGGTAGAAGTGAAAACGAGCCTGAGCGCGGTAGGCAATACGTCCATGACCATCCATCAGGAAGTCTGGCAGAAGGGGCAGCTGGTGGCTCAGGGGGATTGCGTGATGGTGCACTTCGATTATGAAAAGCAGAGTAAGGCGCCGATTCCCGACACGGTCCGGGAAAAACTGCTTCAGCACCTGATCTGA